TTCCGGGCCGCGGCGGTGCGCCAGGTCGAGCGCGGCCGGATCGAGGACCTCCCCCAGGCCACCGCGCACGAGCTGGCCGGCGCGCTGGTGGCGGTGTTCCCGGAGCACCGCGCGGCGGTTCTGCACGGCGCGGACCTCTTCGACGGCGTCCTCTACGGCGAGCGGCCGGCCACGAGCGCGCAGGCGGCCGAGCTGCTGGCGCTCGACGACACCCTCGCCGGGCGGGCGGTGCGCCGATGACGACGACAGCGGCGCCGACCCGGCCGCGGACGCGCGTGACGCGGACGCAGCTGGTGGTCGCAGCGGCGGTGGTGCTCGCGCTGGTGGTGGCCGTGTGGACCACCCGCGGCTCGGAGAAGTACCCCGGTGCCGCCGACCCCCGCAACCCGGGACCCGACGGCGCGCAGGCGCTGGCGAAGGTGCTCGCCGACCAGGGCGTCGACGTCACCATCGCCCGCTCGGCCGAGGCCTTCGACGAGGCGACGGTCGACGACGCCACCACCGTCGTGGTGAGCAGCACCGAGCAGCTGGCGCCGAGCACCCTGCGCCGGATGCGCGAGCACGCCTCGGCGGCCGCCCGGATCGTCCTGGTCGAGCCGGACTTCGCGATCCTCAACCAGATCGACCCCGATCTCGGGCTGCTGACCGGGCCTGTCGGCGAGGACGACGGCCTCCCCGCCCGGTGTCCCGACGGGATCGCGGGCGTCGACCTCGACGGGCTGCGCGTCGCGGTGGACCGCGCGACGTCGTACACGGGGCAGGGGTGCTTCCCCGTCAGCGATCGCGCCCTGGTGCGCGGCGTCGACGGGCTGGTGCTGTTCGGCGCCGGGCAGGCGCTGACCAACGACCAGGTGACCCGTGCCGACAACGCGGCCGTGGGCCTGCGGCTGCTCGGGCACGACCCACGCCTGGTCTGGTACGTCCCCGACGCCACCGACGCCGTGTCCGACGACGCCGTCACGATCGGCACCCTGCTGCCCGACTGGATCGGGCCGGCTCTGTGGGTCGTGGCGCTGGCCGGGCTCGCCCTGCTGCTGTGGCGGGTACGCCGGCTCGGTCCGCTGTCGACCGAGCCGCTGCCGGTCGTGGTCCGCGCGGTCGAGACCGCACGCAGCCGCGGGCGGATGTACCGCCGCAGCGGCGACCGCACCCATGCCGCCCGCGCCCTGCGCCGCGCCGCCCGCGCCGACATCGCGCGCCGGTTGCGGCTCGACCGCGGCACCCCGGCCCCGGTGGTCACCGAGGCGGCCGCGCGCCACCTCGGCGCTCCGGTCGAGACCGTGGCCGCCCTGCTCGACGACGACCGCATGCCGCCCGCGACCGACCAGGACCTGGTCCGGCTCGCGCAGGACCTGGCCCGACTGAGGAGAGAGGTACGACGCTCATGACCCAGACCACCCACGAGGCCGGCGTGCGCGAGCGGCTGATGGCCGTGCGCCAGGAGGTCGCCAAGGCCGTGGTCGGACAGGACGCGGCCGTGTCCGGTCTGCTCGTCGCCCTGCTGTGCGGCGGCCACGTGCTGATGGAGGGGGTGCCCGGGACGGCGAAGACACTGCTCGTGCGGACCCTGGCCCAGAGCCTCGACGTACAGACCCGCCGGGTGCAGTTCACCCCCGACCTGATGCCGGGCGACATCACCGGCTCCCTGGTCATCGACTCCGCGGGCGGCGGCGAGCTCAGCTTTCGCGAGGGGCCGATCTTCACCAACCTGCTGCTCGCCGACGAGATCAACCGGACGCCCCCGAAGACGCAGTCGGCGCTGCTGGAGGCGATGGAGGAGGGCCAGGTCTCGGCCGACGGCGTGACCCGGCCGCTGCCGCGCCCGTTCCTGGTGGCCGCCACCCAGAACCCGGTGGAGTTCGAGGGCACCTACCCGCTGCCCGAGGCCCAGCTGGACCGGTTCCTCCTCAAGGTCGTGCTGCCGGTGCCGCCGCGCGAGGACGAGATCACCATCCTCACCCGCCACGCCGAGGGCTTCGACCCGCGCGACGTGGCCGGTGCGGGCGTGCGGCCCGTGGCGGGCGCGGCCGACCTCGAGGCCGGGCAGGCGGCGGTGAAGCAGGTGCAGGTCTCGCCCGAGGTGGCGTCGTACATCGTCGACATCGCGCGGGCCACCCGCCAGTCCCCGTCGCTGTCGCTCGGCGTGAGCCCGCGCGGCGCGACCGCGCTGCTGCGGGCGGCGCGCGCGTGGGCGTGGCTGTCGGGCCGCGACTTCGTGACGCCCGACGACGTGAAGGCGCTGGCCCAGGCGTCGCTCGCCCACCGGCTCGGGGTGCGGGCCGAGGCCGAGCTCGAGGGCGTCGACGTCGCCCAGGTGCTGGCGTCGGCGATCGCGTCCGTCCCGGTCCCGCGCTAGTCGTCCGACGTCATGGCGATCTCCGGCCGGGTCCCGCTGCTGCTCCTCCTGGGGCTGGTGGCGGTCGTGCTGCGCCCGCAGGCCGGCACGGTCTGGCTGTGGCTGCTCGGCGTGCTGCTGCTGGTCGGCCTGGACCGCCTGCTCACCCCCTCCCCCGCGCTCGCCACGATCACCCGCCGCCAGCCGGGCTCGGTCCGGCTCGGCGACCCGGCGTCGTCCGACCTCGTCGTCGCCGCGACCGGCCGCCGCCTGCACCTCGACGTCCGCGACGCCTGGCAGCCCTCGGCCGGGGCCCGCGACAACCGGTACCGTCTGCGCCTGGCCGCCGGCGACCAGCGGCGGCTGACCACACCCCTGCTCCCCCGGCGCCGCGGCGACCTGCGCGCCGCCGGCGTCACGGTCCGGTCGTGGGGGCCGCTCGGCCTGGTCGCCCGACAGCGCACGTACGACGTCCCCGGCTCGGTCCGCGCGCTGCCGCCGTTCGAGTCCCGCAAGCACCTGCCCTCCCGGCTGGCCCGGCTGCGCGACCTCGACGGGCGGGCCGCCGTACGCGTGCGGGGGCAGGGCACCGAGTTCGACTCGCTGCGCGAGTACGTCCGCGGCGACGACGTGCGCTCGATCGACTGGCGCGCCTCGGCCCGCAACACCCACGTCGTGGTCCGCACCTGGCAGCCCGAGCGGGACCGCCGGGTGGTGCTGGTCCTCGACACGTCGCGTACGTCGGCCGGGCGGGTCGCCCGCACCGTCGACGAGCCCGAGACCGACGGCATGCCGCGGCTGGACGCCGCGATGGACTCCGCCCTGCTGCTCGCCGCGCTCGCCTCCCGGGCCGGCGACCGGATCGACTTCGTGGCCGGCGACCGTCGGGTCCGTGCCCGGCAGCGGGTGCACGGCGCCCGCGACGTGGCGATGCGGCTCCAGGAGCAGATGGCCGACCTCGACCCGGTCCTCGTCGAGGCCGACTGGGACCTGCTCGCCGGCGCGGTCCAGGGCTTCGGCCGGCAGCGCGCGCTCGTCGTCCTGCTGACCGCGCTCGAGCCGTCCGCGATCGCCGACGGGCTGCTGCCCGTGCTGCCGGTCCTGACGCGCCACCACCGCGTGGTGATCGCGTCGGTCCGCGATCCCGAGCTGACCCGGATGGCCGCGCTCGCCGACGAGGCCGGTCCCACGCCGCCCACCGCCGACGACGTCTACGCCGCCGCGGCCGCCTCCCACGAGCTGGACCGCCGCGAGCGGACCCGGGCGATGCTGGTGCGCCTCGGTGTCGACGTCGTCGACGCCGACGCGGGCGAGCTGCCGCCGGCACTGGCCGACCACTACCTCGCGCTGAAGGCGCAGGGGCTCCTGTAGCGCGGGCCCGGTCCCGTCGTCGCGAATGCCGGAACCACCGAGGCGTGGGCAGCGTCGGAGTGCCATGGACACCAGACCCCGCCGAACCGCTCTCCTCCTCGCCGGCCTCATCACGGCGCTGACCCTGACCGCGTGCAGCGGCTCCGACGAGGCCGGGGACGCCAGCGGCGCGAAGGCGTCGATGGCGCAGGAACCGGCTCCCGAGGCCTCGGCCGCCCAGGACGGCGGGGGTGCGGCCGCCCCGGTCGCCGACGACGCCGCCCGGAACGCGCCGGTCTCGACCGCAGAGCAGCCGGCGGTGATCTCCACCGGGACCGTCTCGCTCGAGGCGAAGGACGTCGCCAAGGCCCGGCTGGGCGTGCGCAAGGTCGCCGACGCCCACCAGGGCACGGTGGGCGAGCAGGAGACGACGACGGGCGACAAGGGCGTGCTGAGCACGGCGCGGCTCGTGCTGCGGGTGCCGAGCGAGGCGTTCGACGACGTGGTCACGGCGCTGGAGGAGGTCGCGACACCGACCGGCACGACCACGAACGGCCAGGACGTCAGCGCCGAGGTGGTCGACGTCGCCGCCCGGATCCGGGCCCAGCGCAAGAGCGTCAGCCGGATCGAGGCGCT
The genomic region above belongs to Nocardioides sp. QY071 and contains:
- a CDS encoding DUF4350 domain-containing protein — translated: MTTTAAPTRPRTRVTRTQLVVAAAVVLALVVAVWTTRGSEKYPGAADPRNPGPDGAQALAKVLADQGVDVTIARSAEAFDEATVDDATTVVVSSTEQLAPSTLRRMREHASAAARIVLVEPDFAILNQIDPDLGLLTGPVGEDDGLPARCPDGIAGVDLDGLRVAVDRATSYTGQGCFPVSDRALVRGVDGLVLFGAGQALTNDQVTRADNAAVGLRLLGHDPRLVWYVPDATDAVSDDAVTIGTLLPDWIGPALWVVALAGLALLLWRVRRLGPLSTEPLPVVVRAVETARSRGRMYRRSGDRTHAARALRRAARADIARRLRLDRGTPAPVVTEAAARHLGAPVETVAALLDDDRMPPATDQDLVRLAQDLARLRREVRRS
- a CDS encoding MoxR family ATPase, with amino-acid sequence MTQTTHEAGVRERLMAVRQEVAKAVVGQDAAVSGLLVALLCGGHVLMEGVPGTAKTLLVRTLAQSLDVQTRRVQFTPDLMPGDITGSLVIDSAGGGELSFREGPIFTNLLLADEINRTPPKTQSALLEAMEEGQVSADGVTRPLPRPFLVAATQNPVEFEGTYPLPEAQLDRFLLKVVLPVPPREDEITILTRHAEGFDPRDVAGAGVRPVAGAADLEAGQAAVKQVQVSPEVASYIVDIARATRQSPSLSLGVSPRGATALLRAARAWAWLSGRDFVTPDDVKALAQASLAHRLGVRAEAELEGVDVAQVLASAIASVPVPR
- a CDS encoding DUF58 domain-containing protein: MAISGRVPLLLLLGLVAVVLRPQAGTVWLWLLGVLLLVGLDRLLTPSPALATITRRQPGSVRLGDPASSDLVVAATGRRLHLDVRDAWQPSAGARDNRYRLRLAAGDQRRLTTPLLPRRRGDLRAAGVTVRSWGPLGLVARQRTYDVPGSVRALPPFESRKHLPSRLARLRDLDGRAAVRVRGQGTEFDSLREYVRGDDVRSIDWRASARNTHVVVRTWQPERDRRVVLVLDTSRTSAGRVARTVDEPETDGMPRLDAAMDSALLLAALASRAGDRIDFVAGDRRVRARQRVHGARDVAMRLQEQMADLDPVLVEADWDLLAGAVQGFGRQRALVVLLTALEPSAIADGLLPVLPVLTRHHRVVIASVRDPELTRMAALADEAGPTPPTADDVYAAAAASHELDRRERTRAMLVRLGVDVVDADAGELPPALADHYLALKAQGLL
- a CDS encoding DUF4349 domain-containing protein — protein: MDTRPRRTALLLAGLITALTLTACSGSDEAGDASGAKASMAQEPAPEASAAQDGGGAAAPVADDAARNAPVSTAEQPAVISTGTVSLEAKDVAKARLGVRKVADAHQGTVGEQETTTGDKGVLSTARLVLRVPSEAFDDVVTALEEVATPTGTTTNGQDVSAEVVDVAARIRAQRKSVSRIEALLARAESIEQIVAIESQLASRQADLDALESRQQWLADQTSMSTITVYIEQPTVRHEREDDDADGFLGGLSRGWDAFVEGAGSVLVVVGFLVPWLVLLALLAVPARLLLRRRTRGPARTA